TAATGGGGGCTGCGCGGGCTGGGTGTAATCATGGCATCGACCCAGCGGCTGGGGACCAGTTGCTCGCCGCTAGGGGCTGACCCCTTACGGCGCAGAAACTCGCCCAGCTTGGCCCAGTCGCGCGCGGTGCCGTGTATCAACGACCCACCGATGAGCGTGCCCGATGCGTCAAATTCGGGTACCATGCTGTCCATGCCGAGCGGGCCGAACAGGCGGGCCTCGAGATAGTCTGCCACCGCTGCCCGGCGAACGTCCGGGTCTTCGCTGTCGGTCAGAGCGCGCGCGGCTATGTCCGCCAGGATTACGCTGGTGTTCGAGGAATATTCGAATTTCGCCCCCGGCTCAGCTTCCAATGGCTGCTCCTTCGCCCAGCGTGCCATATCGTCGCGCCCGTCAAGGAAAAGCATGCGCACCTCGCTCGACTCATAGGGCGGGTCACCAGCTTCGGTGTGGCGCAGACCGCTGCGCATCTGCAGCAATTGGCGCAGAGTGATCTCGCCGCGAGGGTCGCCGGGCCGCTGCCACAACTCGATCGGCGCGCTTTGATTCATGCTTAGACGCCCGTCAGACACCAGCATACCAATCATGATTGCAGAAATGGTCTTGGCCATCGACCAGCTAACCATCCGCGTATCCGGCCCATATCCTGCGCCATATCTCTCGGCAGCAATCTCGCCGTCATGCATGATGATGAATGCGCGTGTCTCTCCCAGCCCCTCCAAAGCGAACAGGTCATCGACTTCGCGCGCAAGCTCTTGCGTGGGCGCCCCTGCACTCGCGGTCACTGCCGCCAGGGCCCGCTCACTCAGTGGTGCGCGTTCTGGCGGTAATTCGCCGCATGCAGAGAGGGCTGGCAGGACAGCAATACTGGCGATAGGAAGCAGCGACCGGACATAATT
The Altererythrobacter ishigakiensis genome window above contains:
- a CDS encoding serine hydrolase domain-containing protein, whose amino-acid sequence is MNYVRSLLPIASIAVLPALSACGELPPERAPLSERALAAVTASAGAPTQELAREVDDLFALEGLGETRAFIIMHDGEIAAERYGAGYGPDTRMVSWSMAKTISAIMIGMLVSDGRLSMNQSAPIELWQRPGDPRGEITLRQLLQMRSGLRHTEAGDPPYESSEVRMLFLDGRDDMARWAKEQPLEAEPGAKFEYSSNTSVILADIAARALTDSEDPDVRRAAVADYLEARLFGPLGMDSMVPEFDASGTLIGGSLIHGTARDWAKLGEFLRRKGSAPSGEQLVPSRWVDAMITPSPRSPHYGLQTWLNRPLEDAEAEHPLFPDRAPHSMYSLIGHMGQYVIVSPEQRLTVVRLGHSNREERIAMLQQVADVMELYPVR